The Oncorhynchus masou masou isolate Uvic2021 chromosome 31, UVic_Omas_1.1, whole genome shotgun sequence genome includes a region encoding these proteins:
- the LOC135523679 gene encoding hemoglobin subunit alpha-2-like, whose product MSLSAKEKVIVKDFFAKVSSRSDEIGAEALARLIVVYPQTKSYFAHWKDLSPNGAPVRKHGITVMGGVYEAVSKIDDLAGGLLNLSELHAFVLRVDPVNFKILSHCIMVVLSMLFAEEFTPQIHVAVDKFLALLALALAEKYR is encoded by the exons ATGAGCCTGTCAGCGAAGGAAAAAGTAATCGTCAAGGACTTCTTTGCGAAAGTCTCCAGCAGGTCGGACGAGATCGGCGCCGAGGCTCTCGCCAG GTTGATCGTGGTGTACCCCCAGACCAAGTCTTACTTCGCCCACTggaaggacctgagccctaacGGCGCTCCGGTTAGGAAGCACGGCATCACGGTCATGGGTGGCGTGTACGAGGCGGTGAGCAAGATCGATGACCTGGCCGGTGGTCTTCTGAACCTGAGCGAGCTGCACGCCTTCGTACTTCGAGTTGACCCCGTCAACTTCAAG ATTCTGTCCCACTGCATCATGGTGGTCTTGTCCATGCTGTTCGCCGAGGAGTTCACCCCTCAGATCCATGTTGCGGTGGACAAGTTCCTCGCCCTGTTGGCCCTGGCTCTGGCCGAGAAGTACCGCTAA
- the aqp8a.1 gene encoding aquaporin-8a.1, with protein MSVKESKTELFTVAGTDTVESGPGSEVFNSRKIVTTFERYIQPCLAEVVGCALFIFVGCGSVIENAGVPGSLQPALAHGLALVIVIAVLGEISGGHFNPAVSVSVCISGGLDVILLGPYILSQMVGGMIGAGLAKAASSTISYTSAAGGVFNVVKTSGVIGSATVAEIVMTLFLSLVVCMGAVNGRTRTPLAPLCIGLTVTANILAGGSASGGCMNPARAFGPAVVANYWEYHWIYWVGPMAGALITGSLVRLLLGDQKTRLVLK; from the exons ATGTCCGTGAAAGAGTCAAAGACAGAGCTCTTCACCGTGGCTGGGACTGACACTGTGGAGTCCGGGCCAGGTTCAGAGGTTTTCAACTCCAGAAAGATAGTTACCACCTTTGAGAGATATATCCAACCGTGCTTGGCTGAGGTGGTGGGATGCGCCCTTTTCATCTTCGTGGGATGCGGGTCTGTTATTGAGAATGCCGGCGTTCCGGGGAGCCTCCAGCCTGCTCTGGCTCATGGGCTGGCGCTGGTGATTGTTATCGCTGTGCTGGGAGAGATCAG CGGTGGCCACTTCAACCCagctgtgtctgtgagtgtgtgcatcAGTGGAGGACTGGACGTAATCCTACTGGGGCCATATATACTCTCCCAGATGGTGGGGGGAATGATTGGGGCTGGCTTGGCAAAG GCAGCATCCTCCACCATCAGCTATACCAGTGCAGCAGGGGGAGTGTTCAACGTGGTTAAAACCAGCGGAGTGATCGGCAGTGCCACCGTAGCAGAGATAGTCATGACCCTCTTCCTGTCCCTAGTGGTCTGTATGGGGGCTGTGAACGGCAGGACCCGTACACCACTGGCCCCACTCTGCATCGGGCTCACTGTGACTGCTAACATACTGGCTGG AGGGTCAGCATCTGGAGGGTGTATGAACCCAGCGCGGGCGTTTGGCCCTGCAGtggtagctaactactgggagtACCACTGGATCTACTGGGTGGGACCGATGGCAGGGGCCCTTATCACTGGCAGCTTGGTCAG GTTGTTGTTGGGAGACCAGAAAACTCGCCTTGTTCTGAAGTGA
- the aqp8a.2 gene encoding aquaporin-8a.2: MGVEKMELDEGHSTLMSGTKNPPPVRPPNTFERIIQPCLAEVVGTMFFVFIGCVSVIENVESAGRVQPALVHGLAVAVMVACMDQISGSHFNPPFTIAIYLCGGMKLFMVVPYLISQLLGGMLGAAMSKMMTSKENYANATGAAFTILQSEDQLAGAIFGEIAMTCLVTMVVLLGAVNAKSKSPMVPFLVGCTVIINILAGGDVSGTCLNPARALGPAIMANYWTYHWVYWAGPIAGGLLAAGLVRLVLGDEKTRVIMK; this comes from the exons ATGGGAGTTGAGAAAATGGAGCTGGATGAGGGACACTCGACTCTGATGAGTGGCACCAAGAATCCTCCCCCGGTTCGGCCTCCCAACACGTTTGAGCGCATCATCCAACCCTGCCTGGCAGAGGTGGTGGGAACCATGTTCTTTGTCTTCATCGGGTGTGTGTCGGTCATTGAGAACGTTGAGTCTGCAGGCAGGGTACAGCCGGCGCTGGTCCATGGCCTGGCTGTGGCTGTCATGGTGGCATGCATGGATCAGATCAG TGGATCCCATTTCAACCCTCCCTTCACCATTGCCATCTACCTGTGTGGCGGCATGAAACTGTTCATGGTTGTCCCATACCTTATCAGCCAGTTATtaggagggatgctgggagcTGCCATGTCAAAG ATGATGACATCAAAGGAGAACTATGCCAACGCCACCGGAGCGGCATTTACTATCCTCCAATCAgaggaccagctggctggagcCATATTTGGAGAGATCGCCATGACGTGCCTGGTTACCATGGTAGTATTGCTAGGGGCGGTCAATGCAAAGAGTAAAAGCCCAATGGTGCCTTTCCTGGTAGGCTGTACTGTCATCATCAACATTCTGGCAGG GGGGGATgtgtctgggacctgtctgaaCCCAGCCAGGGCTCTGGGGCCAGCGATAATGGCCAACTACTGGACCTACCATTGGGTTTACTGGGCTGGTCCTATCGCAGGAGGTCTACTGGCAGCAGGACTAGTGAG ACTTGTGCTTGGAGATGAGAAGACACGAGTCATCATGAAGTGA